The following proteins are encoded in a genomic region of Chelmon rostratus isolate fCheRos1 chromosome 3, fCheRos1.pri, whole genome shotgun sequence:
- the pcdh10a gene encoding protocadherin-10a isoform X2, giving the protein MIWLIFLLSILDGAVSQLHYSVPEEQEPGSVVGNIAEDLGLDITKLSARRFQTVPSSRTPYLEVNLENGALVVKEKIDREEICKQTIPCLLHLEVFLENPLELFRVEIEVMDINDNPPSFPETDISVEISESAIPGTRFPVENAFDPDVGTNALSTYAITNNNYFYLDVQTQSDGNKFAELVLEKSLDREQQAVHRYVLTAVDGGIPQRTGTALLVVKVLDSNDNAPTFDQTVYSVNLRENSPVGTLVIQLNATDVDEGQNGEIVYSFSSHNAPRIKDLFNIDARTGRIEVAGEVDYEESNTHQIYVQAKDLGANAVPAHCKVLVKLVDVNDNTPEIGFSTVTESVSEQDAPGTVIALFSVSDRDSGENGHMSCEILGDVPFKLKSSFKNYYTIVTDGPLDRENTDSYTITVVAKDKGQPSLATSKSIKVHVSDENDNAPRFTQAVYDVYVTENNVPGAFIHAVSALDPDIGQNALITYSILECDIQGMSVDTYVSINQDTGYLYALRSFDYEQLKEFNFMVQAKDSGAAELFSNATVNVIIVDQNDNAPTVIAPIGKNGTAKEHLPRSAEPGYLVTRIVAMDADDGENARLSYSILRGNEMGMFRMDWRTGELRTARRISPKRDPQGYYDLLIEVRDHGQPPLSSSASVSVMLVDSVVEGRSGDRGSASKAKETSLDLTLILIIALGSVSFIFLLAMIVLAVRCQKDKKLNLYTCLLAGDCCLCCGSCCSRQARGRKQKKLSKSDIMLVQSTNVTSGVGPVGQVPVEESGVGGVGGGFGSHHHQNQNSYCYQVCLTPESAKTDLMFLKPCSPSRSTDTDHTNPCGAIVTGYSDQQPDIISNGSILSNETKHQRAELSYLVDRPRRVNSSAFQEADIVSSKDSGHGDSEQGDSDHDATNRGHSAGADLFSNCTEECKALGHSDRCWMPSFVPSDGRQGPDYRSNLHVPGMDATLPDTEVPSSVNLSDQLTMTSSTASSNDRSFSTFGKDGQRSQSHHSLHHHLHQQQQQYSSSTLERKEYDRGTLPYKPTFLSRKRIC; this is encoded by the exons atgatTTGGTTAATATTCCTGCTCTCCATCCTGGATGGAGCTGTCTCTCAGCTACACTACTCCGTGCCAGAGGAGCAGGAACCTGGCTCTGTGGTTGGGAATATCGCGGAGGATTTGGGGCTGGACATTACCAAACTTTCCGCTCGCCGCTTTCAGACGGTGCCTAGTTCACGAACACCTTACCTGGAGGTGAACTTAGAGAACGGTGCGCTCGTGGTGAAGGAGAAAATCGACCGGGAAGAAATCTGTAAGCAGACCATCCCGTGCCTACTGCACCTGGAGGTGTTTCTGGAGAACCCGCTGGAGCTCTTCCGCGTGGAGATCGAGGTGATGGATATCAACGACAATCCACCCAGCTTTCCCGAGACGGACATTTCCGTGGAGATATCGGAGAGCGCCATTCCCGGGACCCGTTTCCCGGTGGAGAATGCCTTCGATCCCGACGTGGGCACGAACGCGCTCAGCACATATGCCATAACGAATAATAACTATTTTTACCTTGACGTGCAGACGCAGAGCGACGGGAACAAGTTCGCGGAGCTGGTGCTGGAGAAGTCGCTGGACAGGGAGCAGCAAGCGGTGCACCGCTATGTGCTGACGGCTGTGGATGGGGGCATCCCGCAGCGGACCGGGACGGCGCTCCTGGTGGTTAAAGTTCTGGACTCTAACGATAACGCGCCCACCTTCGACCAGACTGTGTACTCGGTGAATCTGCGAGAAAACTCCCCCGTGGGCACCCTGGTCATTCAGCTCAACGCCACGGATGTTGACGAGGGACAAAACGGGGAAATAGTTTATTCTTTCAGCAGTCATAACGCCCCGCGGATAAAGGACTTATTCAATATTGATGCCAGAACAGGTAGGATAGAGGTGGCGGGCGAGGTGGACTATGAAGAGAGCAACACGCACCAGATTTACGTCCAGGCTAAAGATCTGGGGGCCAATGCGGTCCCCGCGCACTGCAAAGTGCTGGTCAAACTCGTGGACGTGAACGACAACACGCCAGAGATCGGTTTCAGCACCGTGACTGAATCCGTGAGCGAGCAGGACGCTCCGGGCACCGTGATCGCACTTTTCAGCGTCTCGGACCGGGACTCTGGTGAGAATGGACATATGAGCTGCGAGATACTGGGAGACGTTCCGTTCAAGCTGAAATCGTCTTTTAAAAACTACTACACCATCGTGACAGACGGACCGCTGGACAGAGAGAACACGGACTCCTACACCATCACCGTGGTGGCCAAAGACAAAGGTCAGCCTTCGCTCGCCACCAGCAAGTCCATCAAAGTGCACGTCTCCGACGAGAATGACAACGCGCCCCGTTTTACGCAGGCGGTTTATGATGTGTATGTGACTGAGAATAATGTGCCCGGTGCTTTCATTCACGCTGTGAGCGCTTTGGACCCCGATATAGGACAGAACGCTCTTATTACCTACTCCATATTGGAGTGTGACATACAGGGCATGTCTGTGGACACATATGTGTCCATAAACCAGGACACCGGCTACCTTTACGCGCTGCGCTCTTTCGATTACGAGCAGCTGAAGGAGTTCAACTTCATGGTCCAGGCTAAAGACTCTGGCGCTGCTGAGCTCTTCTCCAATGCCACTGTAAATGTGATCATAGTTGATCAGAATGACAACGCTCCCACCGTAATAGCCCCCATCGGTAAAAACGGCACAGCCAAAGAGCACCTGCCGCGCTCTGCGGAGCCCGGCTACCTGGTGACGCGCATTGTGGCCATGGATGCGGATGATGGCGAGAACGCACGGCTGTCCTACAGCATCCTGCGCGGCAACGAGATGGGGATGTTCCGCATGGACTGGCGGACAGGGGAGCTGAGGACAGCCCGGAGGATCTCGCCCAAGCGGGACCCGCAGGGCTACTACGACCTGCTGATCGAAGTGAGGGACCACGGGCagccccctctctcctcctcggcGAGTGTGAGTGTTATGTTAGTGGACAGCGTGGTCGAAGGCCGCAGCGGGGATCGCGGCTCGGCCTCCAAGGCAAAGGAGACCTCCCTCGACCTCACCCTTATTCTCATCATCGCCTTGGGCTCCGtgtccttcatcttcctcctggcCATGATCGTGCTGGCCGTGCGCTGCCAAAAGGACAAGAAGCTCAACCTGTACACGTGCCTGCTGGCCGGTGACTGCTGCCTGTGCTGCGGCTCGTGCTGTAGCAGGCAGGCTCGCGGCCGGAAACAGAAGAAGCTGAGTAAATCTGACATCATGTTAGTTCAGAGCACCAACGTGACATCAGGGGTCGGGCCTGTGGGGCAGGTGCCCGTAGAGGAGTCTGGTGTGGGCGGCGTGGGAGGGGGCTTCGgctcccaccaccaccagaaCCAGAACTCCTACTGCTACCAGGTGTGTCTGACACCGGAGTCGGCCAAAACGGATCTGATGTTCCTCAAACCGTGCAGCCCGTCCCGCAGCACTGACACGGATCACACCAACCCCTGTGGCGCCATAGTCACGGGTTACAGTGACCAACAACCGGACATCATATCCAATGGCAGCATTCTCTCTAATGAG ACAAAACACCAACGAGCAGAACTCAGCTATCTGGTGGATAGACCCAGACGTGTCAACAG CTCGGCATTCCAAGAGGCGGACATCGTCAGCTCCAAAGACAGTGGCCACGGCGACAGCGAACAGGGCGACAGCGACCACGATGCCACCAACCGGGGTCATTCGGCCG GCGCCGACCTGTTCTCCAACTGCACGGAGGAGTGCAAGGCCCTGGGCCACTCCGACCGCTGCTGGATGCCGTCCTTCGTGCCGTCTGACGGGCGCCAGGGGCCGGACTACCGCAGCAACCTGCACGTCCCCGGCATGGACGCCACGCTGCCCGACACTGAGGTACCCTCGTCCGTCAACCTCTCCGACCAACTCACCATGACCTCGTCCACCGCTTCGTCCAACGATAGGTCATTCTCCACCTTTGGCAAGGACGGTCAAAGGTCACAGTCACACCACAGCCTtcaccatcacctccatcagcaacagcagcagtacagCTCCAGCACGCTAGAGAGGAAAGAGTATGATAGGGGGACCCTACCGTACAAACCCACCTTTCTCT CCCGCAAAAGGATTTGCTAG
- the pcdh10a gene encoding protocadherin-10a isoform X1, with translation MIWLIFLLSILDGAVSQLHYSVPEEQEPGSVVGNIAEDLGLDITKLSARRFQTVPSSRTPYLEVNLENGALVVKEKIDREEICKQTIPCLLHLEVFLENPLELFRVEIEVMDINDNPPSFPETDISVEISESAIPGTRFPVENAFDPDVGTNALSTYAITNNNYFYLDVQTQSDGNKFAELVLEKSLDREQQAVHRYVLTAVDGGIPQRTGTALLVVKVLDSNDNAPTFDQTVYSVNLRENSPVGTLVIQLNATDVDEGQNGEIVYSFSSHNAPRIKDLFNIDARTGRIEVAGEVDYEESNTHQIYVQAKDLGANAVPAHCKVLVKLVDVNDNTPEIGFSTVTESVSEQDAPGTVIALFSVSDRDSGENGHMSCEILGDVPFKLKSSFKNYYTIVTDGPLDRENTDSYTITVVAKDKGQPSLATSKSIKVHVSDENDNAPRFTQAVYDVYVTENNVPGAFIHAVSALDPDIGQNALITYSILECDIQGMSVDTYVSINQDTGYLYALRSFDYEQLKEFNFMVQAKDSGAAELFSNATVNVIIVDQNDNAPTVIAPIGKNGTAKEHLPRSAEPGYLVTRIVAMDADDGENARLSYSILRGNEMGMFRMDWRTGELRTARRISPKRDPQGYYDLLIEVRDHGQPPLSSSASVSVMLVDSVVEGRSGDRGSASKAKETSLDLTLILIIALGSVSFIFLLAMIVLAVRCQKDKKLNLYTCLLAGDCCLCCGSCCSRQARGRKQKKLSKSDIMLVQSTNVTSGVGPVGQVPVEESGVGGVGGGFGSHHHQNQNSYCYQVCLTPESAKTDLMFLKPCSPSRSTDTDHTNPCGAIVTGYSDQQPDIISNGSILSNETKHQRAELSYLVDRPRRVNSSAFQEADIVSSKDSGHGDSEQGDSDHDATNRGHSAGADLFSNCTEECKALGHSDRCWMPSFVPSDGRQGPDYRSNLHVPGMDATLPDTEVPSSVNLSDQLTMTSSTASSNDRSFSTFGKDGQRSQSHHSLHHHLHQQQQQYSSSTLERKEYDRGTLPYKPTFLCEYQYESSLGPYDFGLVQYRY, from the exons atgatTTGGTTAATATTCCTGCTCTCCATCCTGGATGGAGCTGTCTCTCAGCTACACTACTCCGTGCCAGAGGAGCAGGAACCTGGCTCTGTGGTTGGGAATATCGCGGAGGATTTGGGGCTGGACATTACCAAACTTTCCGCTCGCCGCTTTCAGACGGTGCCTAGTTCACGAACACCTTACCTGGAGGTGAACTTAGAGAACGGTGCGCTCGTGGTGAAGGAGAAAATCGACCGGGAAGAAATCTGTAAGCAGACCATCCCGTGCCTACTGCACCTGGAGGTGTTTCTGGAGAACCCGCTGGAGCTCTTCCGCGTGGAGATCGAGGTGATGGATATCAACGACAATCCACCCAGCTTTCCCGAGACGGACATTTCCGTGGAGATATCGGAGAGCGCCATTCCCGGGACCCGTTTCCCGGTGGAGAATGCCTTCGATCCCGACGTGGGCACGAACGCGCTCAGCACATATGCCATAACGAATAATAACTATTTTTACCTTGACGTGCAGACGCAGAGCGACGGGAACAAGTTCGCGGAGCTGGTGCTGGAGAAGTCGCTGGACAGGGAGCAGCAAGCGGTGCACCGCTATGTGCTGACGGCTGTGGATGGGGGCATCCCGCAGCGGACCGGGACGGCGCTCCTGGTGGTTAAAGTTCTGGACTCTAACGATAACGCGCCCACCTTCGACCAGACTGTGTACTCGGTGAATCTGCGAGAAAACTCCCCCGTGGGCACCCTGGTCATTCAGCTCAACGCCACGGATGTTGACGAGGGACAAAACGGGGAAATAGTTTATTCTTTCAGCAGTCATAACGCCCCGCGGATAAAGGACTTATTCAATATTGATGCCAGAACAGGTAGGATAGAGGTGGCGGGCGAGGTGGACTATGAAGAGAGCAACACGCACCAGATTTACGTCCAGGCTAAAGATCTGGGGGCCAATGCGGTCCCCGCGCACTGCAAAGTGCTGGTCAAACTCGTGGACGTGAACGACAACACGCCAGAGATCGGTTTCAGCACCGTGACTGAATCCGTGAGCGAGCAGGACGCTCCGGGCACCGTGATCGCACTTTTCAGCGTCTCGGACCGGGACTCTGGTGAGAATGGACATATGAGCTGCGAGATACTGGGAGACGTTCCGTTCAAGCTGAAATCGTCTTTTAAAAACTACTACACCATCGTGACAGACGGACCGCTGGACAGAGAGAACACGGACTCCTACACCATCACCGTGGTGGCCAAAGACAAAGGTCAGCCTTCGCTCGCCACCAGCAAGTCCATCAAAGTGCACGTCTCCGACGAGAATGACAACGCGCCCCGTTTTACGCAGGCGGTTTATGATGTGTATGTGACTGAGAATAATGTGCCCGGTGCTTTCATTCACGCTGTGAGCGCTTTGGACCCCGATATAGGACAGAACGCTCTTATTACCTACTCCATATTGGAGTGTGACATACAGGGCATGTCTGTGGACACATATGTGTCCATAAACCAGGACACCGGCTACCTTTACGCGCTGCGCTCTTTCGATTACGAGCAGCTGAAGGAGTTCAACTTCATGGTCCAGGCTAAAGACTCTGGCGCTGCTGAGCTCTTCTCCAATGCCACTGTAAATGTGATCATAGTTGATCAGAATGACAACGCTCCCACCGTAATAGCCCCCATCGGTAAAAACGGCACAGCCAAAGAGCACCTGCCGCGCTCTGCGGAGCCCGGCTACCTGGTGACGCGCATTGTGGCCATGGATGCGGATGATGGCGAGAACGCACGGCTGTCCTACAGCATCCTGCGCGGCAACGAGATGGGGATGTTCCGCATGGACTGGCGGACAGGGGAGCTGAGGACAGCCCGGAGGATCTCGCCCAAGCGGGACCCGCAGGGCTACTACGACCTGCTGATCGAAGTGAGGGACCACGGGCagccccctctctcctcctcggcGAGTGTGAGTGTTATGTTAGTGGACAGCGTGGTCGAAGGCCGCAGCGGGGATCGCGGCTCGGCCTCCAAGGCAAAGGAGACCTCCCTCGACCTCACCCTTATTCTCATCATCGCCTTGGGCTCCGtgtccttcatcttcctcctggcCATGATCGTGCTGGCCGTGCGCTGCCAAAAGGACAAGAAGCTCAACCTGTACACGTGCCTGCTGGCCGGTGACTGCTGCCTGTGCTGCGGCTCGTGCTGTAGCAGGCAGGCTCGCGGCCGGAAACAGAAGAAGCTGAGTAAATCTGACATCATGTTAGTTCAGAGCACCAACGTGACATCAGGGGTCGGGCCTGTGGGGCAGGTGCCCGTAGAGGAGTCTGGTGTGGGCGGCGTGGGAGGGGGCTTCGgctcccaccaccaccagaaCCAGAACTCCTACTGCTACCAGGTGTGTCTGACACCGGAGTCGGCCAAAACGGATCTGATGTTCCTCAAACCGTGCAGCCCGTCCCGCAGCACTGACACGGATCACACCAACCCCTGTGGCGCCATAGTCACGGGTTACAGTGACCAACAACCGGACATCATATCCAATGGCAGCATTCTCTCTAATGAG ACAAAACACCAACGAGCAGAACTCAGCTATCTGGTGGATAGACCCAGACGTGTCAACAG CTCGGCATTCCAAGAGGCGGACATCGTCAGCTCCAAAGACAGTGGCCACGGCGACAGCGAACAGGGCGACAGCGACCACGATGCCACCAACCGGGGTCATTCGGCCG GCGCCGACCTGTTCTCCAACTGCACGGAGGAGTGCAAGGCCCTGGGCCACTCCGACCGCTGCTGGATGCCGTCCTTCGTGCCGTCTGACGGGCGCCAGGGGCCGGACTACCGCAGCAACCTGCACGTCCCCGGCATGGACGCCACGCTGCCCGACACTGAGGTACCCTCGTCCGTCAACCTCTCCGACCAACTCACCATGACCTCGTCCACCGCTTCGTCCAACGATAGGTCATTCTCCACCTTTGGCAAGGACGGTCAAAGGTCACAGTCACACCACAGCCTtcaccatcacctccatcagcaacagcagcagtacagCTCCAGCACGCTAGAGAGGAAAGAGTATGATAGGGGGACCCTACCGTACAAACCCACCTTTCTCTGTGAGTATCAGTATGAAAGTTCGCTGGGACCCTACGACTTCGGTCTGGTCCAGTACAGATACTAA